One window of the Micropterus dolomieu isolate WLL.071019.BEF.003 ecotype Adirondacks linkage group LG08, ASM2129224v1, whole genome shotgun sequence genome contains the following:
- the galnt6 gene encoding polypeptide N-acetylgalactosaminyltransferase 6, translated as MRLFLRRRISPVKLVLFGGTLFMVALVVLQRDVGSSPAGDPWFQDLVDKRDKVLDIVRGAVNNIGFQIGAPQPPPVQEKPTQDANCPAGFYTQAELKPHVERPPQDPTNLGADGKAFVKDHMTPEEEKEKEEGMTRHCFNQFASDRISLSRSLGDDTRPPECVERKFRRCPPLPTTSVIIVFHNEAWSTLLRTVYSVLHTSPAILLKEIILVDDASVADHLKNQLEVFVQQLKIVRVVRQQERKGLITARLLGASIAQGEVLTFLDAHCECFHGWLEPLLARIVEEPTAVVSPEITTIDLNTFKFNKPVATSRAFNRGNFDWSLTFGWEAIPEDAKKLRKDETYPVKTPTFAGGLFSISKKYFEHIGTYDDKMEIWGGENVEMSFRVWQCGGQLEIIPCSVVGHVFRTKSPHTFPKGTEVITRNQVRLAEVWMDDYKKIFYRRNKNAAVMASEHMYGDISDRLKLRENLKCKNFTWYLNTVYPEVFIPDLTPQKFGAIKNLGSQTCLDAGESNQGGKPVIMYQCHNMGGNQYFEYTTHKELRHNIGKQLCLHAMPQPEPVKIELCQLKGKGTSLAPQQEWVFTEENLLKNPSSGQCLQLNAGQIQMNHCNSADLFQHWSFS; from the exons ATGCGTCTGTTCCTACGCCGACGTATATCCCCTGTGAAACTGGTGCTCTTTGGGGGGACTCTCTTCATGGTGGCCCTGGTGGTTCTCCAGAGGGATGTTGGCTCTTCGCCAGCTGGTGACCCCTGGTTTCAAGATCTGGTGGACAAGAGGGACAAGGTGTTGGACATTGTCCGAGGGGCTGTCAACAACATCGGCTTCCAGATTGGGGCTCCGCAGCCACCACCAGTACAAGAAAAGCCCACCCAGGATGCCAACTGCCCCGCTGGATTCTACACTCAGGCTGAGCTCAAACCTCACGTTGAGAGACCACCTCAGGACCCCACAAACCTCGGGGCTGATGGGAAAGCATTTGTAAAAGACCACATGACCcctgaggaggagaaggagaaggaggagggtaTGACACGGCATTGTTTCAACCAGTTTGCCAGTGACCGCATCTCCCTCAGCCGTAGTCTTGGGGATGACACAAGGCCTCCAGA GTGTGTGGAGAGGAAGTTTCGCCGCTGTCCTCCTCTGCCTACAACCAGCGTTATTATTGTCTTCCACAATGAAGCTTGGTCCACCCTGCTCAGGACAGTGTACAGCGTCCTGCACACATCTCCTGCTATCCTGCTCAAAGAGATCATCTTGGTAGATGACGCCAGTGTTGCAG ATCACCTGAAGAACCAACTGGAGGTCTTTGTGCAACAGTTGAAGATTGTTCGCGTAGTGAGGCAGCAGGAGAGAAAGGGCCTAATCACTGCCAGGCTGTTGGGTGCCAGTATTGCTCAAGGCGAAGTGCTAACCTTTCTCGACGCACACT GCGAGTGTTTCCATGGTTGGCTAGAGCCCCTGTTGGCCCGGATTGTTGAGGAACCCACTGCCGTAGTCAGTCCAGAGATCACCACCATTGACCTCAACACCTTTAAGTTCAACAAGCCTGTTGCCACTAGCCGCGCTTTTAATCGAGGTAACTTTGACTGGAGCCTGACTTTCGGCTGGGAGGCAATCCCTGAGGATGCGAAGAAGCTGCGCAAGGATGAAACCTACCCTGTAAA AACACCTACTTTTGCCGGAGGTCTCTTCTCAATCTCAAAGAAGTACTTTGAACACATTGGAACATACGATGACAAGATGGAAATCTGGGGCGGAGAAAATGTGGAGATGTCATTCAGG GTGTGGCAGTGTGGGGGTCAGCTAGAGATCATCCCTTGTTCTGTGGTGGGCCATGTCTTCCGCACTAAGAGTCCTCACACCTTCCCCAAGGGCACAGAGGTCATCACTCGCAACCAGGTGCGCCTGGCTGAGGTCTGGATGGATGACTACAAAAAGATCTTCTATCGCCGCAACAAGAATGCTGCCGTTATGGCCAGTGAG CATATGTATGGGGACATCTCTGATCGTCTGAAGCTGAGAGAAAACCTTAAGTGTAAGAACTTCACCTGGTACTTAAACACAGTCTACCCAGAGGTCTTCATTCCGGACTTAACCCCACAAAAGTTTGGAGCA ATTAAAAACTTAGGATCTCAAACCTGTCTGGATGCTGGAGAGAGCAACCAGGGAGGTAAACCTGTGATCATGTATCAGTGTCACAATATGGGAGGCAACCAG TACTTTGAATACACCACTCATAAGGAGCTGCGTCATAACATTGGAAAGCAGCTGTGTCTTCATGCCATGCCTCAGCCAGAGCCGGTGAAGATCGAGCTATGCCAACTGAAGGGGAAGGGAACCAGTTTAGCACCACAACAGGAGTGGGTCTTTACAGAG GAAAACCTTCTGAAGAATCCCAGTAGTGGGCAATGCTTACAGCTGAACGCAGGCCAGATTCAGATGAACCACTGTAATTCCGCTGACCTCTTTCAGCACTGGTCCTTCAGCTGA